One window from the genome of Streptomyces sp. WZ-12 encodes:
- a CDS encoding extracellular solute-binding protein, which yields MPLPHPAARIRPRPRGRFRRPGRRLLVGLAAVGVLTAGCAHPSVGSDRDDPSKPVTLTFWHGWSEAGEVKAIDDSIARFEKLHPNITVKAVGNVSDDTMNQALRAGGSDAPDVVSSFTTNNVGQYCSSGMWADLDPFLKKSGVVKEKVFPKTLLDYTRYRGRQCALPLLADTYGLYYNKDAFRRAGIDRPPHTMSELKRDAAKLTRRAPNGSYRQVGFMPNFRLYQNSPDRLFAQWGPTYFDHSGKAQLAEDPKTREFFTTQRALIDAQGGYFAMEKFRAGFGDEMSSQNAFLRQKVAMHMDGEWRGLLLKEAKAPFAWGVAPMPVPDDQADTYGRGYLTGTIAGIAHSSQHQNAAWELVRFLTVNTDQVVAFANAIHNVPSTNAALTSPKLDADPEFRTFLGIARNPHSTALPPSNNGDMYVTSLQDFAYAEEAGKVPDLGAGLRRLDARIDADNLQSEN from the coding sequence ATGCCGCTCCCCCACCCGGCCGCCCGCATCCGTCCTCGTCCCCGTGGCCGGTTCCGCCGTCCGGGCCGCCGTCTGCTGGTCGGGCTGGCCGCCGTCGGGGTGCTCACCGCGGGGTGCGCCCACCCCAGCGTCGGCAGCGACCGCGACGACCCCAGCAAGCCCGTCACCCTCACCTTCTGGCACGGCTGGTCCGAGGCGGGCGAGGTCAAGGCGATCGACGACAGCATCGCGCGGTTCGAGAAGCTGCACCCCAACATCACCGTGAAGGCCGTCGGCAACGTCTCCGACGACACCATGAACCAGGCGCTGCGGGCCGGCGGCAGCGACGCACCCGACGTGGTGTCCTCGTTCACCACCAACAACGTGGGCCAGTACTGCTCGTCCGGCATGTGGGCGGACCTCGACCCGTTCCTGAAGAAGAGCGGCGTGGTGAAGGAGAAGGTCTTCCCGAAGACCCTGCTCGACTACACCCGATACCGCGGCCGGCAATGCGCCCTCCCCCTGCTCGCCGACACCTACGGCCTCTACTACAACAAGGACGCCTTCCGACGCGCCGGCATCGACCGGCCGCCGCACACCATGTCGGAGCTGAAACGGGACGCCGCGAAACTCACCCGCCGCGCCCCGAACGGCTCCTATCGACAAGTCGGCTTCATGCCCAACTTCCGCCTCTACCAGAACAGTCCGGACCGGCTCTTCGCCCAATGGGGCCCCACCTACTTCGACCACAGCGGCAAGGCGCAGCTCGCCGAGGACCCCAAGACCCGGGAATTCTTCACCACCCAGCGGGCCCTCATCGACGCCCAGGGCGGCTATTTCGCGATGGAGAAGTTCCGCGCCGGATTCGGCGACGAAATGTCCTCGCAGAACGCCTTCCTGCGGCAGAAGGTGGCCATGCACATGGACGGCGAATGGCGCGGCCTGCTCCTCAAGGAGGCCAAGGCGCCGTTCGCCTGGGGCGTCGCGCCGATGCCGGTGCCGGACGACCAGGCGGACACCTACGGCCGCGGCTACCTCACCGGCACCATCGCCGGCATCGCGCACAGCAGCCAACACCAGAACGCGGCATGGGAGTTGGTGAGATTCCTGACCGTGAACACCGACCAGGTCGTCGCGTTCGCCAACGCCATTCACAACGTCCCGTCCACCAATGCCGCGCTCACCTCCCCCAAGCTGGACGCCGACCCGGAATTCCGCACCTTCCTCGGCATCGCCCGCAATCCGCACAGCACCGCACTGCCCCCGTCCAACAACGGCGACATGTACGTCACCTCGCTCCAGGACTTCGCCTACGCCGAGGAGGCCGGAAAGGTCCCCGACCTCGGCGCGGGACTGCGCCGACTCGACGCGCGGATCGACGCCGACAACCTCCAGTCCGAGAACTGA
- a CDS encoding ROK family transcriptional regulator, giving the protein MAGAGQGTPGTPRVLRAMNDRAALDLLVSQGPLTRTQIGELTGLSKPTASQLLGRLTAAGLVRTTGNVIGRPGPSAQLYEVNPAAAYVAALAVDQEGLTAAVADITGRVLGEARVDTDAVPADATDLTARLVVRAVDGALAKSGLERGQLHRAVIGTPGALDPGTGLLRYAPHLPGWQSRALREELAEALGVPLVIENDVNLAAVAEQHDGAAQDFDDFVLVWVDEGVGAAIVLDGRLLRGATGGAGEIGYMPLPGAPLARDGDRSAARPDAGGGFQRLVGAPSVVELAHERGASDVRTVAEALALRDVRVEVARRLATGLAAVVAVVDPRLVVLSGEVPQAGGEPLRALVEEEFTGLALPRPEIRISDIAGNPILTGALRTALAEARDAVFDTA; this is encoded by the coding sequence ATGGCCGGAGCTGGACAGGGAACGCCGGGCACCCCCAGGGTGCTGCGCGCCATGAACGACCGGGCCGCGCTGGACCTGTTGGTCTCCCAGGGGCCGCTGACCCGCACCCAGATCGGCGAGTTGACCGGCCTGTCCAAGCCCACCGCCTCCCAACTGCTGGGCCGGCTGACCGCGGCGGGGCTCGTCCGCACCACCGGGAACGTCATCGGCCGCCCCGGCCCCAGCGCCCAGCTCTACGAGGTCAACCCGGCCGCCGCCTACGTCGCCGCGCTCGCCGTCGACCAGGAGGGCCTGACCGCGGCCGTCGCCGACATCACCGGGCGGGTGCTCGGCGAGGCGCGGGTCGACACCGACGCGGTCCCCGCGGACGCCACCGACCTCACCGCCCGGCTGGTGGTCCGGGCCGTGGACGGCGCGCTGGCCAAGTCCGGCCTGGAACGCGGGCAGTTGCACCGCGCGGTGATCGGCACGCCCGGCGCCCTCGACCCGGGCACCGGCCTGCTGCGGTACGCGCCCCACCTACCCGGCTGGCAGTCCCGGGCGCTGCGGGAGGAGTTGGCCGAGGCCCTCGGCGTGCCGCTGGTCATCGAGAACGATGTGAACCTCGCCGCGGTGGCCGAGCAACACGACGGCGCCGCCCAGGACTTCGACGACTTCGTGCTGGTGTGGGTCGACGAGGGCGTGGGCGCCGCGATCGTGCTGGACGGCCGGCTGCTGCGCGGCGCCACCGGGGGCGCGGGCGAGATCGGCTATATGCCGCTGCCCGGCGCGCCGTTGGCCCGGGACGGCGACCGCAGCGCCGCCCGGCCGGACGCCGGCGGCGGCTTCCAGCGGCTGGTCGGCGCGCCCAGCGTCGTCGAACTCGCCCACGAGCGCGGCGCGTCGGACGTCCGCACCGTCGCCGAGGCGCTGGCCCTCAGGGACGTGCGGGTCGAGGTGGCGCGGCGGCTGGCGACCGGGCTGGCCGCGGTGGTCGCGGTGGTCGACCCCCGGCTGGTGGTGCTCTCCGGCGAGGTCCCGCAGGCCGGCGGCGAGCCGCTGCGGGCCCTGGTCGAGGAGGAGTTCACCGGCCTGGCGCTGCCCCGCCCCGAGATCCGGATCAGCGACATCGCCGGCAACCCGATCCTCACCGGCGCGCTGCGCACCGCGCTCGCCGAGGCCCGCGACGCGGTCTTCGACACCGCCTGA
- a CDS encoding mechanosensitive ion channel family protein — translation MYWSAPMVAAAPPRSAAAGSTGPTSLDEATQKATNAADWVQANWGTWLTSGLQIILIIVIAVVLRHVIRRTITKLIERMNRTATAAQGTALGGLLVNAERRRQRSEAIGSVLRSVASFLIMGTAAMTVLSVLQINLAPLLASAGVAGVAIGFGARNLVTDFLSGVFMILEDQYGVGDEIDAGVATGTVIEVGLRVTKLRGPNGAIWYIRNGEVKRIGNLSQGWSTAHVDVLVSADQDLERARSVIAEAGEEMSKAEPWNEQLWEPVEVLGLSEVSLDTVTVSISAKTMPGKAGGVERELRWRVKHALDAAGIHLAPRPAPVEGEAAAADPSAAMAAPSALGNPTSPQSLATNPIPPPQLNK, via the coding sequence GTGTACTGGTCCGCCCCGATGGTCGCCGCCGCGCCGCCGCGCTCCGCCGCGGCCGGCTCAACCGGTCCGACCTCCCTCGACGAGGCCACCCAGAAGGCCACCAACGCCGCCGACTGGGTCCAGGCGAACTGGGGGACGTGGCTCACGTCCGGACTCCAGATCATCCTGATCATCGTGATCGCGGTGGTCCTGCGGCACGTCATACGCCGCACCATCACCAAGCTCATCGAGCGGATGAACCGCACCGCGACCGCCGCCCAGGGCACCGCGCTGGGCGGGCTGCTGGTCAACGCCGAGCGGCGGCGGCAGCGGTCCGAGGCGATCGGCTCGGTGCTGCGCAGCGTCGCCTCCTTCCTGATCATGGGCACGGCCGCGATGACCGTGCTCTCGGTCCTGCAGATCAACCTGGCGCCGCTGCTGGCCAGCGCGGGCGTGGCCGGCGTCGCGATCGGTTTCGGCGCCCGCAACCTCGTCACCGACTTCCTCTCCGGCGTCTTCATGATCCTGGAGGACCAGTACGGCGTCGGCGACGAGATCGACGCGGGCGTGGCCACCGGCACGGTCATCGAGGTCGGGCTGCGGGTCACCAAGCTGCGCGGCCCCAACGGCGCGATCTGGTACATCCGCAACGGCGAGGTCAAGCGGATCGGCAACCTCAGCCAGGGCTGGTCCACCGCCCACGTCGACGTCCTGGTCTCCGCGGACCAGGACCTGGAGCGGGCCCGTTCGGTGATCGCCGAGGCCGGTGAGGAGATGTCCAAGGCCGAGCCGTGGAACGAGCAACTGTGGGAGCCGGTGGAGGTGTTGGGCCTGAGCGAGGTCTCGCTGGACACCGTCACGGTCAGCATCTCGGCCAAGACCATGCCGGGCAAGGCGGGCGGCGTCGAGCGCGAGCTGCGCTGGCGGGTCAAGCACGCACTGGACGCGGCCGGCATCCACCTGGCGCCGCGCCCGGCCCCCGTGGAGGGCGAGGCGGCGGCGGCCGACCCGTCCGCCGCGATGGCCGCCCCCTCGGCGCTGGGCAACCCCACCTCGCCGCAGTCGTTGGCGACGAACCCGATACCGCCGCCGCAGCTCAACAAGTAA
- a CDS encoding HNH endonuclease, with protein sequence MPHVLVLNASYEPLGVVPLRRALILVLNEKAVSLEESGALMHSATRVIPAPSVVRLKRFVRVPFRGPVPLTRRALFARDGGRCMYCGGVATSVDHVVPRSRGGQHTWENVVAACRRCNHVKADRHVAEIGWRLRHQPAPPSGLAWRIIGTGHRDPRWLPYLQPYGADDALARIDAVSA encoded by the coding sequence GTGCCGCATGTCCTGGTCCTCAATGCGTCGTACGAGCCGCTCGGCGTCGTACCGCTCCGCCGTGCGCTCATCCTCGTCCTCAATGAGAAGGCCGTCAGCCTTGAGGAATCCGGCGCCCTGATGCACAGCGCGACCCGTGTCATCCCCGCTCCGAGCGTGGTCCGCTTGAAGCGGTTTGTGAGAGTGCCCTTTCGGGGCCCCGTCCCGCTGACCCGCCGGGCGCTCTTCGCCCGGGACGGTGGGCGGTGCATGTACTGCGGTGGCGTCGCAACCAGCGTCGACCACGTCGTCCCGCGCAGCCGCGGCGGCCAGCACACCTGGGAGAACGTCGTCGCCGCGTGCCGGCGTTGCAACCACGTCAAGGCCGACCGCCATGTCGCCGAGATCGGCTGGCGGCTGCGCCATCAGCCCGCACCGCCGTCGGGACTGGCCTGGCGGATCATCGGCACGGGGCATAGGGATCCGCGCTGGCTGCCTTATTTGCAGCCGTACGGCGCGGATGACGCGTTGGCCCGGATCGATGCCGTATCGGCGTAG
- a CDS encoding beta-N-acetylglucosaminidase domain-containing protein: protein MAGTTALAAAVITGLLGGAPTAQAAPADSVAGTPDQPDRPTDTGAPPAVWPRPQTIQRLGAAVPLGPTAVLVAAPDADPYALDVLRGLLRDAGVRTVRQAAPGDHVPAGGPVLLVGGPAQDALRALRAPARGDLPSGGYRLAVGQVAGRDTVALDGVGPDGLFHAAQTLRQLVTDGPDQKEASRSDSGRGGGGSRVGGRQLASVSVRDWPATGVRGTAEGFYGQPWTRAQRLAQLDFMGRTKQNQYLYAPGDDPYRQARWRDPYPAEQRADFRALAERARANHVTLGWAVAPGQSMCLSSQDDLRALRRKVDAMWALGVRSFQLQFQDVSYSEWHCAADEETFGSGPQAAAKAQAGVANALAQYLAERHPGGAPLSLMPTEFYQDGATAYRSALAAALDDRVEVAWTGVGVVPRTITGGELSAARQAFRHPLVTLDNYPVNDFAQDRLFLGPYTGREPAVATGSAALLANAMEQPLASRIPLFTAADYAWNPRDYRPAQSWEAAIDDLAGGDAKARTALRALAGNASSSMINRTESGYLRPLIERFWQAREAAVNGGRPGDDPEFAKAGAALRAAFRAMTTAPQGLTADLRAEVGPWAEQLARFGDAGAQAVDTLLAQARDDGDAGWAAQRAVRRLRGQIDGSPVTVGKGVLAPFLDRAMSEADAWTGARGGAPKPDRGDGRTSLTVPFARVRPLTAVTALTEPGPASGAVSLEAHVPGAGWQRLGALSATGWTETRTAGMRADAVRVAWDGDAAPPAVRALVPWFDDTPQAGLELSRTALDAQTGGRTEIQARISSHRPGAVHGPLKVTAPQGITVRAPGELTAPRGGTALVPLTVDVPKDTPSGTYRVSVAFAGQEQQLTVRVFPPTGGPDLARGAPTTSSGDETDDFPASAATDGDPKTRWSSPAEDDAWLQFTLPEPTRLGLVVLRWQDAYAAAYRIQVSSDGRTWRTAATVRDGKGGREAIRMDAEDVRYVRVQGDKRATRFGYSLWEVEAYAVTPAS, encoded by the coding sequence GTGGCGGGCACCACCGCGCTGGCGGCAGCGGTCATCACGGGACTGCTCGGCGGGGCACCGACCGCGCAGGCGGCGCCGGCCGACTCCGTCGCCGGCACCCCCGACCAACCGGACCGCCCCACCGACACCGGGGCGCCGCCCGCGGTCTGGCCGCGCCCCCAGACGATCCAGCGGCTCGGCGCGGCGGTCCCGCTCGGCCCGACGGCGGTGCTGGTGGCCGCGCCGGACGCCGACCCGTACGCCCTGGACGTGCTGCGCGGGCTGCTGCGGGACGCCGGGGTGCGCACCGTGCGGCAGGCCGCGCCCGGCGACCATGTGCCGGCGGGCGGGCCGGTGTTGCTGGTCGGCGGTCCCGCGCAGGACGCGTTGCGGGCGCTGCGGGCGCCGGCCCGCGGGGACCTGCCGTCGGGCGGCTACCGGCTGGCCGTGGGCCAGGTCGCCGGCCGGGACACCGTCGCGCTGGACGGCGTCGGGCCCGACGGTCTCTTCCACGCCGCGCAGACCCTGCGCCAGTTGGTGACCGACGGGCCGGATCAAAAGGAGGCATCGCGCAGCGATTCCGGCCGGGGCGGTGGCGGGAGTCGGGTGGGCGGGCGGCAGTTGGCCTCGGTGAGCGTGCGGGACTGGCCGGCCACCGGGGTCCGCGGCACCGCCGAGGGCTTCTACGGGCAGCCGTGGACCCGTGCGCAACGGCTGGCCCAGCTCGACTTCATGGGCCGCACCAAGCAGAACCAGTACCTCTACGCCCCCGGGGACGACCCCTACCGACAGGCCCGTTGGCGCGACCCGTACCCGGCCGAACAGCGCGCCGACTTCCGGGCGTTGGCCGAGCGGGCCCGCGCCAACCACGTCACCCTCGGCTGGGCGGTGGCGCCGGGGCAGTCGATGTGCCTGTCCTCGCAGGACGACCTGCGGGCGCTGCGCCGCAAGGTGGACGCCATGTGGGCGCTGGGGGTGCGCTCCTTCCAACTCCAGTTCCAGGACGTCAGCTACAGCGAATGGCACTGCGCCGCCGACGAGGAGACCTTCGGCTCCGGCCCGCAGGCCGCCGCCAAGGCCCAGGCCGGGGTCGCCAACGCGCTGGCCCAGTACCTCGCCGAGCGGCACCCGGGCGGGGCGCCGCTGTCCCTGATGCCGACCGAGTTCTACCAGGACGGCGCGACCGCCTACCGCAGCGCGCTGGCCGCGGCGCTCGACGACCGGGTGGAGGTGGCCTGGACGGGCGTCGGGGTGGTGCCGCGGACCATCACCGGCGGCGAACTGTCCGCCGCCCGCCAGGCGTTCCGCCACCCGCTGGTCACCCTGGACAACTACCCGGTCAACGACTTCGCCCAGGACCGGCTCTTCCTCGGCCCCTACACCGGCCGCGAACCGGCCGTCGCCACCGGCTCGGCGGCGCTGCTCGCCAACGCCATGGAGCAGCCGCTGGCCTCCCGCATCCCGCTGTTCACCGCCGCCGACTACGCCTGGAACCCGCGCGACTACCGCCCCGCGCAGTCCTGGGAGGCGGCCATCGACGACCTCGCGGGCGGCGACGCGAAGGCCCGTACGGCGCTGCGGGCGCTGGCCGGCAACGCCTCGTCGTCCATGATCAACCGCACCGAGTCGGGGTACCTCCGCCCGCTCATCGAACGCTTCTGGCAGGCCCGCGAGGCGGCCGTCAACGGCGGACGGCCCGGCGACGACCCGGAGTTCGCCAAGGCGGGCGCCGCGCTGCGGGCCGCCTTCCGCGCCATGACCACCGCGCCCCAGGGGCTGACCGCCGACCTGCGGGCCGAAGTGGGGCCGTGGGCCGAGCAGTTGGCCCGCTTCGGGGACGCCGGCGCGCAGGCCGTGGACACCCTGCTGGCGCAGGCGCGGGACGACGGGGACGCGGGCTGGGCGGCGCAGCGCGCGGTGCGGCGGCTGCGCGGCCAGATCGACGGCAGCCCGGTGACGGTCGGCAAGGGCGTGCTGGCGCCGTTCCTGGACCGGGCGATGTCCGAGGCCGACGCCTGGACGGGGGCCCGCGGCGGCGCCCCGAAGCCGGACCGCGGCGACGGCCGGACGTCGCTGACCGTGCCCTTCGCCCGGGTCCGCCCGTTGACGGCGGTCACCGCGCTCACCGAACCGGGGCCGGCCAGCGGCGCGGTGTCCCTGGAGGCGCATGTGCCGGGGGCCGGCTGGCAGCGCCTGGGCGCGCTGTCCGCGACCGGCTGGACAGAGACCCGCACGGCCGGAATGCGCGCCGACGCGGTGCGGGTGGCCTGGGACGGCGATGCCGCGCCGCCCGCCGTGCGGGCGCTCGTCCCCTGGTTCGACGACACCCCGCAGGCCGGCCTGGAGCTGTCCCGCACCGCCCTCGACGCCCAGACCGGCGGCCGCACGGAGATCCAGGCCCGGATCTCCTCGCACCGTCCCGGCGCGGTCCACGGCCCGTTGAAGGTCACCGCTCCCCAGGGGATCACCGTGCGCGCGCCCGGCGAACTGACCGCTCCCCGGGGCGGCACCGCCCTCGTCCCGCTCACCGTGGACGTCCCCAAGGACACCCCCTCCGGGACGTACCGGGTCTCGGTCGCCTTCGCCGGCCAGGAACAGCAGTTGACCGTGCGGGTCTTCCCGCCCACCGGCGGCCCGGACCTGGCGCGCGGCGCACCGACCACCTCCTCCGGCGACGAGACGGACGACTTCCCGGCGTCCGCGGCCACCGACGGCGACCCCAAGACCCGCTGGTCCTCCCCCGCCGAGGACGACGCCTGGCTGCAGTTCACGCTGCCCGAGCCGACCCGGCTCGGCCTGGTCGTGCTGCGCTGGCAGGACGCCTACGCCGCCGCGTACCGCATCCAGGTCTCGTCCGACGGCCGCACCTGGCGCACCGCCGCCACCGTCCGCGACGGCAAGGGCGGCCGGGAGGCGATCCGGATGGACGCCGAGGACGTCCGCTACGTCCGGGTCCAGGGCGACAAGCGGGCGACGCGGTTCGGGTACTCGCTGTGGGAGGTGGAGGCGTACGCGGTCACGCCCGCGTCCTGA
- the malQ gene encoding 4-alpha-glucanotransferase: MGRARLARLHGIATSYEPAPGRTVHVTEDTVVAVLAALGVDASTPQAVSEALAAHAETAGRALLPPTVTARAGRPPRLPDLPEGTTLSVRAEDGTLLGAEVRDGTGHGDPQGPAALAALPLGVHDLRADAPDGRTARARLIVAPGAVPAPPGRSHGFLVQLYSLLSRRSWGMGDLGDLADLAAWSGRTLGTGFVQLNPLHAAVPGRPTDPSPYRPSSRRFPDPVHLRIEQLPEYAHLSGPARARIDELTARAGELRDDVLLRGGLIDRDAVWALKREALELLCAVPLSPGRRAAYCDFLAEQGRALDDHATWCALAERHGTDWRGWPGGLRDPRSPETARIRHRLLDRIDFHSRLAWFTDQQLAAAQRAAREAGMPIGLVHDLAVGVHPSGADTWAQQDAFAAGMSIGAPPDAFNPRGQDWGLPPWRPDALAATGYAPYRELLRGLLRHAGALRIDHVMGHFRLWWVPEGRPPTDGAYVRYDGEAMLSVLALEAHRAGAAVIGEDLGTVEPGVREALAERGVLGTSVLWFERDYGPRAPEDADGAPSPAADAPRILAPGEWRAACLATVTTHDLPPTAARLTGEDVALRARLGLLAAPEERERARASYELREWFAALTRHGLLPEGTGDEEAVVKAVHRFLLRTPARMVGVWLPDAVGDRRPQNLPGTTGTQYPNWRLPVAGPDGRPMPLEAVTSSRRLRALLRELAPPT; this comes from the coding sequence ATGGGCCGCGCCCGGCTCGCCCGGCTCCACGGCATCGCCACGTCCTACGAGCCCGCACCGGGCCGCACCGTCCACGTCACCGAGGACACCGTCGTCGCCGTGCTCGCCGCCCTGGGCGTCGACGCCTCCACCCCGCAGGCCGTCAGCGAGGCCCTGGCCGCTCACGCGGAGACCGCCGGCCGCGCCCTGCTGCCCCCCACGGTCACCGCCCGTGCCGGCCGCCCGCCGCGCCTGCCGGACCTCCCCGAGGGCACGACCCTGAGCGTGCGCGCCGAGGACGGCACGCTCCTCGGTGCGGAAGTACGGGACGGCACCGGGCACGGCGACCCCCAGGGCCCGGCGGCGCTCGCCGCGCTCCCCCTGGGCGTCCACGACCTCAGGGCCGACGCCCCCGACGGCCGCACCGCCCGCGCCCGGCTGATCGTCGCCCCCGGCGCGGTGCCCGCCCCGCCCGGCCGCAGCCACGGCTTCCTCGTCCAGCTCTACTCCCTGCTCTCCCGCCGTTCTTGGGGCATGGGCGACCTCGGGGACCTCGCCGACCTCGCCGCCTGGTCCGGCCGCACCCTGGGCACCGGCTTCGTCCAACTCAACCCGCTGCACGCGGCGGTGCCCGGCCGGCCCACCGATCCGTCCCCCTACCGCCCCTCCTCCCGCCGCTTCCCCGACCCGGTCCACCTCCGCATCGAGCAACTCCCCGAGTACGCCCACCTCTCCGGCCCCGCCCGCGCCCGCATCGACGAACTCACCGCCCGCGCCGGGGAGTTGCGTGACGACGTCCTGCTGCGCGGCGGACTGATCGACCGGGACGCGGTCTGGGCTCTCAAGCGCGAGGCCCTGGAACTCCTCTGCGCCGTCCCGCTCAGCCCCGGCCGCCGCGCCGCCTACTGCGACTTCCTCGCCGAACAGGGCCGGGCCCTGGATGACCACGCCACCTGGTGCGCGCTCGCCGAGCGGCACGGCACCGACTGGCGCGGCTGGCCCGGCGGCCTGCGCGACCCCCGCTCGCCGGAGACCGCCCGGATCCGCCACCGGCTGCTGGACCGCATCGACTTCCACTCCCGACTCGCCTGGTTCACCGACCAGCAACTCGCCGCCGCCCAACGGGCCGCCCGCGAGGCCGGCATGCCCATCGGGCTGGTCCACGACCTCGCCGTCGGCGTCCACCCCTCCGGCGCGGACACCTGGGCCCAGCAGGACGCCTTCGCCGCCGGCATGTCCATCGGCGCCCCGCCGGACGCCTTCAACCCCCGCGGCCAGGACTGGGGCCTGCCGCCCTGGCGCCCCGACGCCCTGGCCGCCACCGGCTACGCCCCCTACCGCGAGCTGCTGCGCGGCCTCCTCCGGCACGCCGGCGCGCTCCGCATCGACCACGTGATGGGCCACTTCCGCCTCTGGTGGGTCCCCGAGGGCCGCCCGCCGACCGACGGCGCCTACGTCCGCTACGACGGTGAGGCGATGCTCTCGGTACTCGCCCTGGAGGCCCACCGGGCCGGCGCCGCGGTGATCGGCGAGGACCTCGGCACGGTCGAACCGGGCGTCCGCGAGGCCCTCGCGGAACGGGGCGTCCTCGGCACATCCGTCCTCTGGTTCGAACGCGACTACGGCCCCCGTGCGCCCGAGGACGCCGACGGTGCCCCGTCCCCGGCCGCCGACGCGCCCCGCATCCTCGCCCCCGGCGAGTGGCGCGCCGCCTGCCTGGCCACCGTCACCACGCACGACCTGCCGCCCACCGCCGCCCGGCTCACCGGCGAGGACGTCGCCCTGCGCGCCCGCCTCGGCCTGCTCGCCGCCCCCGAGGAACGGGAACGGGCCCGGGCCTCCTACGAACTCCGCGAGTGGTTCGCCGCCCTCACCCGCCACGGCCTGCTGCCGGAGGGCACCGGCGACGAGGAGGCGGTGGTCAAGGCCGTCCACCGCTTCCTGCTGCGCACCCCGGCCCGCATGGTCGGCGTCTGGCTCCCCGACGCGGTGGGCGACCGCCGCCCCCAAAACCTCCCCGGCACCACGGGCACCCAGTACCCAAACTGGCGCCTCCCCGTAGCCGGCCCGGACGGCCGCCCGATGCCCCTGGAGGCCGTCACGTCGTCCCGTCGTCTGCGCGCGCTGCTGCGCGAGCTTGCACCTCCCACGTAG
- a CDS encoding acyl-ACP desaturase gives MTIAPDRLDGARGQAAWTDARLLYALEEVVEKELNRHLAIAKEWMPHEYVPWSDGRNFDGVLEGEPWAPEQSKVSDIGRIALVVNLLTEDNLPSYHHEIATLFGRDGAWGTWVHRWTAEEGRHGIVMRDYLLTSRAVDPVELERFRMAHMSEGFESDNGHSMLHSVAYVAFQELATRISHRNTGRHSGDPVCDRMLARIATDENLHMVFYRNLLGAAFELAPDRTMCAVRDVVTGFRMPGHGMPGFERSAARMALGGIYNLRIHHDDVLQPVLRYLKVLERGGLGPEGLAAQEELGAFLDGLDGQARRFDERQAAILARRRAAGRA, from the coding sequence GTGACCATCGCCCCCGACCGCCTCGACGGAGCGCGCGGCCAGGCCGCCTGGACCGACGCCCGGCTGCTCTACGCCCTGGAGGAGGTCGTCGAGAAGGAGCTCAACCGGCATCTGGCGATCGCCAAGGAGTGGATGCCGCACGAGTACGTGCCGTGGAGCGACGGGCGGAACTTCGACGGGGTGCTGGAGGGCGAGCCCTGGGCGCCCGAGCAGTCCAAGGTCAGCGACATCGGGCGGATCGCGCTGGTGGTCAACCTCCTCACCGAGGACAACCTCCCCAGCTACCACCACGAGATCGCCACCCTCTTCGGTCGGGACGGCGCCTGGGGCACCTGGGTCCACCGCTGGACCGCGGAGGAGGGCCGGCACGGCATCGTGATGCGGGACTACCTGCTGACCAGCCGCGCGGTGGACCCGGTCGAGCTGGAGCGGTTCCGGATGGCGCACATGTCGGAGGGGTTCGAGTCCGACAACGGGCACAGCATGCTGCACTCGGTCGCGTACGTGGCCTTCCAGGAGCTGGCCACCCGGATCTCGCACCGCAACACCGGCCGGCACTCCGGCGATCCGGTGTGCGACCGGATGCTGGCCCGGATCGCCACCGACGAGAACCTCCACATGGTCTTCTACCGCAACCTCCTGGGCGCCGCCTTCGAGTTGGCCCCGGACCGCACGATGTGCGCGGTGCGGGACGTGGTCACCGGCTTCCGGATGCCCGGTCACGGTATGCCCGGCTTCGAGCGGTCCGCCGCGCGGATGGCGCTCGGCGGGATCTACAACCTGCGGATCCACCACGACGATGTGCTCCAGCCGGTGCTGCGCTATCTGAAGGTGCTGGAGCGCGGCGGGCTGGGCCCGGAGGGGCTGGCCGCGCAGGAGGAGCTGGGGGCGTTCCTGGACGGCCTGGACGGGCAGGCGCGCCGCTTCGACGAGCGGCAGGCGGCGATCCTGGCGCGGCGGCGGGCGGCCGGCCGCGCCTGA